A single genomic interval of Streptomyces sp. NBC_00663 harbors:
- a CDS encoding sirohydrochlorin chelatase: MSSPTGPAGLPVRMPRPRQPGRHRRPEPLAAPEGAPALVLAVPGTPSAATRSLAEEVVSIARSELPGLDARIGYLDGDDAEFPTLQSVLAHAAEERTARFEQARAAGLDVKEPEGPVAVVVPLLAGPDSALLRVVRQAVMDSRVAADLTDVLGPHPLLAEALHVRLSEAGLARADRARLFTVATAADGIILASVGGDEAVQAAGITGMLLAARLAVPVMAAALDQEGSISSVAEQLRASGSQQLALAPYLIGPEIDPGLIEEAAKEAGCSAAEALGPYPAIGKLALAKYTTALGIAPQQPQGAPTR; this comes from the coding sequence ATGAGCTCCCCCACTGGGCCCGCCGGCCTGCCAGTACGAATGCCGCGCCCCCGCCAGCCCGGACGGCACCGCCGTCCCGAGCCGCTGGCGGCTCCCGAGGGCGCGCCCGCGCTTGTCCTCGCGGTGCCGGGCACGCCGAGCGCTGCCACGCGCAGCCTCGCCGAGGAGGTCGTGAGCATCGCCCGCTCCGAGCTCCCCGGCCTCGACGCGCGGATCGGCTACCTCGACGGGGACGACGCGGAGTTCCCCACGCTCCAGTCCGTGCTCGCGCACGCCGCCGAGGAGCGCACGGCCCGGTTCGAGCAGGCCAGGGCCGCGGGACTCGACGTCAAGGAGCCCGAGGGTCCCGTCGCCGTCGTCGTGCCGCTGCTGGCCGGTCCGGACAGCGCGCTGCTGCGGGTGGTCCGCCAGGCCGTGATGGACAGCCGTGTCGCGGCCGACCTCACCGATGTGCTCGGCCCGCACCCGCTGCTCGCCGAGGCGCTGCACGTGCGGCTGTCCGAGGCCGGTCTGGCCCGCGCCGACCGCGCCCGGCTGTTCACCGTGGCGACCGCCGCGGACGGCATCATCCTGGCCTCCGTGGGCGGTGACGAGGCCGTGCAGGCGGCCGGGATCACCGGCATGCTGCTCGCCGCGCGCCTCGCCGTGCCGGTGATGGCGGCCGCCCTCGACCAGGAGGGCTCGATCTCCTCCGTGGCCGAGCAGCTGCGCGCCTCGGGTTCGCAGCAGCTGGCGCTGGCGCCCTACCTGATAGGGCCGGAGATCGACCCGGGTCTGATCGAGGAGGCGGCCAAGGAGGCGGGCTGCTCCGCCGCCGAGGCGCTCGGCCCCTACCCGGCGATCGGCAAGCTCGCGCTGGCGAAGTACACGACGGCGCTGGGCATCGCGCCGCAGCAGCCTCAGGGCGCCCCGACGCGCTGA
- a CDS encoding N-acetylglucosamine kinase: protein MGGDRDLPIPADPGDDGGLPDPAHPGDARGLPDPADPGGDRRVPDPADPGILAVDSGGSGLRVAVGTAERGALGLRESRVPVRTGARGIDPVHLMEQLVPMVRELAAEAQVTRLRAAVVGAAGLTTLGEALRAELPGALRREFGIGPIALVADAVTAYVGALGPTPGAVVAGGTGLIAIGTDLTGWRRADGWGHLLGDCGSGAWIGRAGLEAALRAYDGRPGGSAGLLARAEGEFGPMAGLPGRLYPRPDRPAVLASFAPQVAACADDDPVAAGILREAARHMAESAAAVCPPAGEPHVAVTGGLFRMGAPLLVPLEEELAKRLPHARRVAAAGDPLHGAVRIATDLATGALTLPSDASMVHVMTGTGD, encoded by the coding sequence ATGGGTGGTGACAGGGACCTCCCGATCCCGGCCGACCCGGGTGACGACGGGGGCCTCCCGGACCCGGCCCACCCGGGCGACGCCAGGGGTCTCCCGGACCCGGCCGACCCGGGTGGTGACAGACGTGTCCCGGACCCGGCCGACCCGGGCATCCTCGCGGTCGACTCCGGTGGCTCCGGTCTCCGCGTCGCCGTCGGTACGGCGGAGCGCGGCGCGTTGGGCCTGCGGGAGTCGCGCGTGCCGGTGCGTACGGGCGCGCGGGGTATCGACCCGGTGCACCTGATGGAACAACTGGTGCCGATGGTCCGGGAGTTGGCCGCAGAGGCCCAGGTGACTCGGTTGCGGGCGGCGGTTGTCGGGGCCGCCGGGCTGACCACGCTGGGCGAAGCCCTGCGCGCCGAGCTCCCGGGTGCCCTGCGGCGGGAGTTCGGGATCGGGCCGATCGCGCTCGTCGCCGACGCCGTCACCGCCTATGTGGGTGCCCTCGGGCCGACGCCGGGTGCCGTGGTCGCGGGCGGTACGGGGCTCATCGCCATCGGCACGGATCTGACCGGCTGGCGTCGTGCCGACGGCTGGGGGCATCTCCTCGGCGACTGCGGCAGCGGCGCCTGGATCGGCCGGGCGGGGCTGGAGGCGGCCCTGCGGGCGTACGACGGGCGGCCGGGGGGTTCCGCCGGGCTGCTGGCCCGCGCCGAGGGCGAGTTCGGCCCGATGGCCGGGCTGCCGGGGCGGCTCTATCCGCGACCGGACCGGCCCGCCGTCCTCGCCTCCTTCGCGCCACAGGTCGCCGCCTGCGCGGACGACGACCCGGTGGCCGCCGGCATCCTGCGCGAGGCGGCCCGGCACATGGCCGAGTCGGCGGCGGCGGTCTGTCCGCCCGCCGGAGAACCCCACGTGGCCGTCACCGGCGGGCTGTTCAGGATGGGCGCCCCGCTCCTCGTACCCCTGGAGGAGGAGTTGGCGAAGAGGCTGCCGCACGCGCGCCGGGTCGCCGCCGCCGGGGATCCGTTGCACGGGGCCGTGCGGATCGCGACCGACCTGGCGACCGGGGCGCTCACTCTGCCGAGTGATGCGTCGATGGTGCACGTGATGACCGGAACGGGCGACTGA